The following coding sequences are from one Grus americana isolate bGruAme1 chromosome 30, bGruAme1.mat, whole genome shotgun sequence window:
- the LOC129197876 gene encoding uncharacterized protein LOC129197876 has protein sequence STLTTLTSTSTGVTEDTSTTTETTSTTVPTSTSTLTTLTSTSTGATEDTWTTTETTSTTVPTSTSTLTTLTSTSTGATEDTSTTTETTSTTVPTPTSTLTTLTSTSTGATEDTSTTTETTTTETTSTTVPTSTSTLTTLTSTSTGATQDTSTTTETTSTTDTSTTTETTSTTVATPTSTLTTLTST, from the exons tccactctcaccaccttgacctccacgagcacgggtgtaacagaggacacttcgaccaccacggagacaacaagcaccaccgtgcccacgtccacctccactctcaccaccttgacctccacgagcacgggggctACAGAGGACACTTggaccaccacggagacaacaagcaccaccgtgcccacgtccacctccactctcaccaccttgacctccacgagcacgggggcgacagaggacacttcgaccaccacggagacaacaagcaccaccgtgcccacgcccacctccactctcaccaccttgacctccacgagcacgggggcgacagaggacacttcgaccaccacggagacaaccaccacagagacaacaagcaccaccgtgcccacgtccacctccactctcaccaccttgacctccacgagcacgggggcgacacaggacacttcgaccaccacggagacaacaagcaccacc gacacttcgaccaccacggagacaacaagcaccaccgtggccacgcccacctccactctcaccaccttgacctccacg